From one Streptomyces sp. N50 genomic stretch:
- a CDS encoding TIGR03086 family metal-binding protein gives MTATGTDIVELDRIAVYEALRVVELAQEEDWARDTPCAGWDLRRLVAHMAAQHHGFAAAARGAGQDRAYWREPEDMSEPARTHRAAATAVLAAFAEPGAPEREFALPELGATFPGRTAIGFHFIDYVVHAWDVAATLGTELDLSDDVLDIALVVARLVPTEPAVRGPEFAFAPPLDVPPDASPLDETLRLLGRTPEHWPVKG, from the coding sequence ATGACAGCCACCGGAACGGACATCGTCGAGCTCGACCGGATCGCCGTGTACGAGGCTTTGCGCGTAGTGGAGTTGGCGCAGGAGGAGGACTGGGCGCGGGACACCCCCTGCGCGGGGTGGGACCTGCGGCGGCTCGTGGCGCACATGGCAGCGCAGCATCACGGGTTCGCGGCCGCCGCGCGCGGCGCGGGCCAGGACAGGGCGTACTGGCGGGAGCCGGAGGACATGAGCGAGCCGGCCCGGACGCACCGCGCGGCGGCCACCGCCGTCCTCGCCGCGTTCGCCGAACCCGGCGCCCCCGAGCGGGAGTTCGCACTGCCGGAGCTGGGCGCGACCTTCCCCGGCCGGACCGCGATCGGCTTCCACTTCATCGACTACGTCGTCCACGCCTGGGACGTCGCCGCCACCCTCGGCACCGAACTCGACCTGTCGGACGACGTGTTGGACATCGCCCTGGTGGTGGCCCGACTGGTGCCCACCGAACCGGCCGTCCGCGGACCGGAGTTCGCCTTCGCCCCGCCCCTCGACGTACCGCCGGACGCCAGCCCGCTCGACGAGACGCTACGGCTACTGGGCCGGACGCCGGAGCACTGGCCCGTTAAGGGCTGA
- a CDS encoding TetR/AcrR family transcriptional regulator, protein MRAGGATRTPDEDAGTARPDGRVERGNRTRQLVLRRTVDIASVEGLEALTVGRLATELRLSKSGVFALFGSKQELQLATVREAARIYTEKVIRPAAEVPPGVGRLWRLCELWLEYSRGRVFPGGCFFYGVIAEFDARSGPVHDAMAGAQRDWMALVERTAAEARDTGELRTDTDIPQLAFEVVALMETSNAFSVLHDEETAYRRARVGIADRLRCAATDPSTAPQVP, encoded by the coding sequence ATGAGAGCAGGCGGAGCGACGAGGACACCTGACGAGGACGCGGGTACGGCACGGCCCGACGGCCGGGTCGAGCGGGGCAACCGCACCCGGCAACTGGTCCTGCGCCGCACCGTCGACATCGCCTCCGTCGAGGGCCTGGAGGCGCTGACCGTCGGCCGGCTGGCCACCGAGCTGCGGCTCAGCAAGAGCGGGGTCTTCGCGCTCTTCGGCTCCAAGCAGGAGCTCCAACTGGCCACCGTGCGCGAGGCCGCCCGCATCTACACCGAGAAGGTCATCAGGCCCGCCGCCGAAGTCCCGCCCGGCGTAGGCCGGTTGTGGCGGCTGTGCGAGCTGTGGCTGGAGTACTCACGGGGGCGGGTCTTCCCCGGCGGCTGTTTCTTCTACGGGGTCATCGCCGAATTCGACGCCCGCTCCGGTCCCGTGCACGACGCGATGGCCGGCGCGCAGCGGGACTGGATGGCCCTCGTGGAGCGAACGGCCGCCGAGGCCCGGGACACCGGCGAGCTGCGGACGGACACCGACATACCCCAACTCGCCTTCGAGGTCGTCGCGTTGATGGAGACGTCCAACGCGTTCTCCGTCCTGCACGACGAGGAGACCGCGTACCGCCGGGCCCGCGTCGGTATAGCGGACCGCCTTCGATGCGCGGCCACGGACCCTTCGACGGCTCCGCAAGTCCCCTGA
- a CDS encoding ABC transporter ATP-binding protein: MTGTPALELRSVRRVYGFGSAATTALDDVHLTVPSGRFVSLIGPSGCGKSTLLRLVAGLEQPDLGEVLVHGVTPAEACAAKMIGLVPQSPALLPWLSVLRNVTLPQKINRGAGKRRERIADFAERQAAAVPDMKELLVKAGLGDALHKLPAQLSGGMRQRAAIVRAFGLQPDVLVMDEPFSALDEFTRESLQDQLLDLWEELRTTVLFVTHSVSEAVRLSDTVVVMAPNPGRIVESIDVDLPRPRGERLFGERRFHEYEDLVRERLRRAWHSEAA; this comes from the coding sequence GTGACTGGTACGCCAGCACTCGAACTGCGGTCGGTACGACGGGTCTACGGCTTCGGGTCCGCCGCGACCACGGCCCTCGACGACGTTCACCTGACGGTGCCGTCGGGCCGTTTCGTCAGTCTCATCGGCCCCAGCGGCTGCGGAAAGTCCACCCTGCTGCGTCTCGTCGCGGGCCTCGAACAGCCGGACCTCGGCGAGGTGTTGGTGCACGGGGTGACACCGGCGGAGGCGTGCGCGGCCAAGATGATCGGCCTCGTGCCGCAGAGCCCCGCGCTGCTGCCGTGGCTGTCGGTCCTGCGCAACGTCACGCTGCCGCAGAAGATCAACCGGGGTGCGGGCAAGCGGCGTGAGCGCATCGCGGACTTCGCCGAGCGGCAGGCCGCGGCCGTCCCCGACATGAAGGAACTCCTCGTCAAGGCCGGTCTTGGCGACGCCCTGCACAAGCTTCCTGCCCAGTTGTCCGGCGGCATGCGTCAACGTGCCGCGATTGTGCGGGCGTTCGGGCTGCAGCCCGATGTGCTGGTCATGGACGAGCCTTTTTCGGCGCTCGACGAGTTCACCCGAGAGAGCCTTCAGGACCAACTCCTCGATCTGTGGGAGGAGTTGCGGACGACCGTTCTGTTCGTCACTCACTCCGTGTCCGAGGCCGTACGGCTCTCCGACACCGTCGTCGTCATGGCGCCCAACCCCGGCCGGATCGTCGAGAGCATCGATGTCGATCTGCCTCGGCCTCGTGGTGAACGGCTCTTCGGGGAACGGCGCTTCCACGAGTACGAGGACCTGGTTCGAGAGCGGCTGCGGCGCGCGTGGCACAGCGAAGCGGCGTGA
- a CDS encoding ABC transporter permease, giving the protein MTVADERTTAPVAKTQPPVEPSRFSLKHPRSRIAWVRPAVWLPLVVMLVLLGGLWHWGAEQLPYLLPPLSDVGSSLSDQLGYYVHNALVTLGEATAGLGMGFVGAFVLAVLTSELPLVRRAVMPIAVVLNVTPLVAIAPALVVAFGFGPMPKLIITGLICFFPILINTATGLRSVPQQVLQVYRTLDASRVELLWHVRVPNALPYLFAALRIVFPLSIIGAVVAEMSASGSTGGLGTAISVASSMNQLPVVYASILVLAVMGVLLLLAVTVVERRVLHWHDSTD; this is encoded by the coding sequence ATGACCGTTGCCGACGAACGCACCACCGCTCCGGTGGCGAAGACACAGCCGCCTGTCGAACCGTCCCGGTTCAGTCTGAAGCACCCTAGGTCGCGGATCGCGTGGGTCCGGCCGGCCGTGTGGTTGCCGCTTGTCGTGATGCTGGTGCTGCTTGGCGGGCTCTGGCACTGGGGAGCTGAACAACTTCCGTATCTGCTACCGCCGTTGTCCGATGTCGGTAGTTCGCTGTCCGATCAACTCGGCTACTACGTCCACAACGCGCTTGTCACCCTTGGTGAGGCTACGGCCGGGCTGGGGATGGGGTTCGTCGGGGCGTTCGTCCTCGCGGTGCTGACCAGTGAACTGCCGTTGGTGCGGCGGGCGGTGATGCCGATCGCTGTCGTCCTCAATGTGACGCCGTTGGTTGCCATCGCGCCGGCGCTTGTCGTGGCTTTCGGGTTCGGGCCCATGCCCAAGCTGATCATCACTGGGTTGATCTGCTTCTTTCCGATTCTCATCAATACCGCTACGGGGTTGCGGTCTGTGCCGCAGCAGGTGTTGCAGGTGTATCGGACGTTGGATGCGAGCCGGGTTGAGTTGTTGTGGCATGTGCGTGTGCCTAATGCTCTGCCGTATCTCTTTGCCGCGCTGCGGATTGTCTTTCCGCTGTCGATCATTGGGGCGGTTGTCGCGGAGATGTCGGCGTCCGGGTCTACGGGGGGACTGGGTACCGCGATCAGTGTTGCCTCCTCCATGAATCAACTTCCTGTTGTTTACGCCTCGATCCTCGTGCTTGCGGTGATGGGCGTGCTGTTGTTGCTCGCGGTGACTGTCGTTGAGCGGCGTGTCCTGCATTGGCACGACAGTACGGATTGA
- a CDS encoding ABC transporter substrate-binding protein: MPRYPLTRPALVAAVMVLGVAGCGSGSDDSTSAGSAGSAISAKRCAENKEAGKITYLSGYQFQSSVSILEYIAAAKLGYFKDLCLTVDLKPGSGDTAQNTKLLAGGQATVSAISEQDLIQAQANGIDIKGISSYSNAGLDILMTNKDITDLTQLDGKVVGHKGYVPAAVEAMLVKAGVKWDSLKLVKEGYDPSVLPRKQGGLEALTGFISNEPNQLKAAGKDVTVWKPVDYKIPSSIGAMAVNPAFAKAHPHAVEDVLRAALHAYQYCSASEAHISECVGYAAKLSGPTYDKKLNATIWKTETQVVKENPTPGQPLGGIDTDNVTQLVAMLHQFKIVPGSVTAAKAAGWFDPSFVKDIYSGDKLVWPAP, translated from the coding sequence ATGCCTCGTTATCCTCTCACCAGACCTGCCCTCGTCGCCGCCGTTATGGTGCTCGGAGTCGCCGGATGTGGCTCCGGGTCGGACGACAGTACGTCCGCCGGTTCGGCCGGTTCCGCTATCTCCGCTAAGCGGTGCGCCGAGAACAAGGAGGCCGGGAAGATCACGTATCTCTCCGGGTATCAGTTCCAGTCATCCGTCTCGATCCTCGAATACATCGCGGCCGCCAAGCTCGGCTACTTCAAGGACCTCTGCCTCACCGTCGATCTCAAGCCCGGAAGCGGTGATACCGCGCAGAACACCAAGCTGCTCGCTGGTGGACAGGCGACCGTGTCCGCGATCTCCGAGCAGGATCTGATCCAGGCGCAGGCCAACGGGATTGACATCAAGGGGATTTCCTCGTACTCGAATGCCGGTCTCGACATCCTGATGACCAACAAGGACATCACCGACCTGACCCAGCTGGACGGGAAGGTCGTCGGGCACAAGGGGTATGTCCCGGCCGCCGTCGAGGCGATGCTGGTCAAGGCCGGGGTCAAGTGGGACTCGCTCAAGCTGGTCAAGGAGGGGTACGACCCCTCGGTGCTGCCGCGGAAGCAGGGTGGTCTCGAAGCGCTCACCGGGTTCATTTCCAACGAGCCGAATCAGCTGAAGGCGGCCGGCAAGGACGTCACCGTGTGGAAGCCGGTCGACTACAAGATTCCGAGTTCGATCGGGGCGATGGCGGTCAACCCGGCGTTCGCCAAGGCGCATCCGCATGCCGTCGAGGACGTGTTGCGGGCCGCGCTGCACGCGTATCAGTACTGCTCGGCCAGCGAGGCTCACATCAGTGAATGCGTGGGCTACGCGGCCAAGTTGTCCGGGCCGACCTACGACAAGAAGCTGAACGCGACGATCTGGAAGACCGAGACGCAGGTCGTCAAGGAGAACCCGACGCCCGGACAGCCGCTCGGCGGGATCGACACCGACAACGTCACCCAACTCGTCGCCATGCTGCACCAGTTCAAGATCGTGCCGGGCAGTGTGACCGCCGCCAAGGCCGCGGGGTGGTTCGACCCGTCCTTCGTCAAGGACATCTACAGCGGCGACAAGCTCGTCTGGCCCGCGCCGTAA
- a CDS encoding LLM class flavin-dependent oxidoreductase, which translates to MPAKEYGIFLPIGNGGWMLSTTAPHPEATYAYNRRAAVHAESIGLDFVMSMAKWRGFGGSTDHWGRSLESMTMMAALAEATSRVKIWATLHANVHNPAVAAKMLTTLQDISGGRAGMNIVNGSYAGEFEQFGDWDPELSHGDRYRMTELWAEAVTRLWTEDSVTLRTPYFDLVDCESRPHPATRPTLISAGRSEDARRFQARYADGAFLAADSLDDMRSLSADVHARAKANGRVCKTYSMLTVVQDDTDELAVKKVKEWGVGVDREALAHMRHTWGVPADQARAWADGADGEAAFQTPYVAGSARTVTEHIEYIVREADLDGLMLIFPEYDEDMLLFGETVLPELRARDEVAA; encoded by the coding sequence GTGCCCGCGAAAGAGTATGGAATCTTCCTCCCCATCGGGAACGGCGGCTGGATGCTGTCCACCACCGCGCCGCATCCCGAGGCGACCTACGCGTACAACAGGCGTGCCGCCGTGCACGCGGAGAGCATCGGGCTCGACTTCGTGATGTCGATGGCCAAGTGGCGTGGTTTCGGCGGGAGTACGGACCACTGGGGCCGTTCGCTGGAGTCGATGACGATGATGGCGGCGCTCGCCGAGGCGACGAGCCGGGTCAAGATCTGGGCGACCCTGCACGCCAATGTCCACAACCCCGCCGTCGCGGCGAAGATGCTCACCACGCTCCAGGACATCTCCGGCGGGCGGGCCGGGATGAACATCGTGAACGGGTCGTACGCGGGAGAGTTTGAGCAATTCGGGGACTGGGACCCGGAGTTGAGCCATGGAGACCGTTATCGGATGACGGAGCTGTGGGCGGAGGCGGTCACGCGGCTGTGGACCGAGGACTCCGTCACGCTGCGCACCCCGTACTTCGACCTCGTCGACTGCGAGTCCCGGCCGCATCCGGCGACCCGGCCGACCCTCATCAGCGCGGGGCGGTCCGAGGACGCGCGGCGGTTCCAGGCGCGGTACGCCGACGGCGCCTTTCTCGCCGCCGACAGCCTCGACGACATGCGGTCGCTCTCGGCCGACGTGCATGCGCGGGCGAAGGCCAACGGCCGTGTGTGCAAGACGTATTCGATGCTCACCGTCGTCCAGGACGACACCGACGAGCTGGCCGTCAAGAAGGTGAAGGAGTGGGGCGTCGGCGTCGATCGTGAGGCGCTCGCCCATATGCGGCACACCTGGGGCGTACCCGCCGACCAGGCCCGCGCGTGGGCCGACGGCGCCGACGGGGAGGCGGCCTTCCAGACGCCGTACGTCGCAGGTTCGGCCCGTACGGTCACCGAGCACATCGAGTACATCGTGCGGGAGGCCGACCTCGACGGACTCATGCTGATCTTCCCGGAGTACGACGAGGACATGCTGCTGTTCGGCGAGACCGTGCTGCCCGAACTGCGGGCCCGCGACGAGGTGGCGGCCTGA
- a CDS encoding isochorismatase family cysteine hydrolase: MSDLRDRQLAQLAGPFSRPALVVVDVQRDFADPERIGAYGLTDTALATLDRTVTRIAELVDTARAAEVPVVWVELGSDPARPWRSSNWLREGDYDAPMSPDEPCRVGTPGAEWYQMQPEEGELSVVKRGYSGFLGTDLDARLRAAGHDWLTVVGLTSECCVYATAQDAVQLDWPVVVPQDTTTAYDHHVNAAALFQLGLNVAVLSDADEVAELWKKAAR; the protein is encoded by the coding sequence ATGTCCGACCTGCGCGACAGACAACTCGCCCAGCTCGCCGGGCCGTTCAGCAGGCCCGCGCTCGTCGTCGTGGATGTGCAACGTGACTTCGCCGATCCGGAGCGGATCGGTGCGTACGGCCTGACGGACACGGCGCTGGCGACTCTCGATCGGACGGTCACCCGCATCGCCGAGCTCGTCGATACCGCACGTGCCGCCGAAGTGCCGGTCGTCTGGGTCGAGTTGGGCAGCGATCCGGCGCGGCCGTGGCGGTCCAGCAACTGGCTGCGCGAGGGCGACTACGACGCACCCATGAGCCCGGACGAGCCGTGCCGGGTCGGGACGCCCGGCGCCGAGTGGTATCAAATGCAGCCGGAGGAGGGGGAGTTGAGCGTCGTCAAGCGAGGCTACAGCGGCTTCCTCGGCACCGATCTCGACGCACGGCTGCGCGCCGCCGGCCACGACTGGCTCACTGTCGTCGGCCTGACGAGCGAGTGCTGCGTGTACGCCACCGCACAGGACGCCGTCCAACTCGACTGGCCGGTCGTCGTACCGCAGGACACGACGACCGCCTACGACCACCACGTCAACGCCGCCGCCCTGTTCCAACTGGGCCTGAACGTGGCCGTGTTGAGCGACGCCGACGAAGTGGCCGAGCTGTGGAAGAAGGCCGCGCGATGA
- a CDS encoding NtaA/DmoA family FMN-dependent monooxygenase (This protein belongs to a clade of FMN-dependent monooxygenases, within a broader family of flavin-dependent oxidoreductases, the luciferase-like monooxygenase (LMM) family, some of whose members use coenzyme F420 rather than FMN.), which produces MTGIHIGYDLSFTHTEGAWARQGSWIGRDFPDVRMFMELAQTAERAGVGLLFFGDGSGIPSTWRGSIAPAVEWGIQWPRHDMAPVIAAMSTVTEKVGFGLTYSSTFMHPFYVARLLNSLDHVTGGRIAFNVVASTRGADAANYGFAELMDHDLRYERMEEFVDVCRALWDSVAPDAIVRDRGTGRFADPEKVHPIDHEGRFFTVKGPLASVPGPQYHPLIVQAGNSPRGIAASARFADLVFGFGGNLAGQRRHRKLLDEALLAEGRDPEHVGILWATQVIVGRTKAEASARCEAVHEFWNEEAVATYLSHNAGYDFSTLPRSFQLGELRDELAAANASPAGIVGSLVAEFGADRTMSRSEFFEHGRGRATGLDHSVVGDPVAVADALEETFASTGSRGGFMFSSPLAMPSGFAAISELLLPELRRRGALAPPYQGPTLRENLAV; this is translated from the coding sequence ATGACCGGAATCCACATCGGCTACGACCTCTCCTTCACCCACACCGAGGGTGCCTGGGCGCGACAGGGCTCGTGGATCGGGCGGGACTTCCCGGACGTCCGCATGTTCATGGAGCTGGCGCAGACCGCCGAACGCGCGGGCGTGGGCCTGCTGTTCTTCGGTGACGGCAGCGGCATCCCCAGCACCTGGCGGGGCAGCATCGCACCGGCCGTGGAGTGGGGCATCCAGTGGCCGCGCCACGACATGGCACCGGTGATCGCCGCGATGTCCACGGTGACGGAGAAGGTCGGCTTCGGGCTGACGTACTCCTCGACGTTCATGCATCCCTTCTACGTCGCACGGCTGTTGAACTCGCTCGACCATGTGACCGGCGGCCGGATCGCCTTCAACGTGGTCGCCTCGACGCGGGGTGCCGACGCGGCCAACTACGGGTTCGCCGAGCTGATGGACCACGATCTGCGGTACGAGCGGATGGAGGAATTCGTCGACGTCTGCCGGGCGTTGTGGGACTCGGTGGCGCCGGACGCGATCGTCCGCGACCGCGGCACGGGGCGGTTCGCCGACCCCGAGAAAGTTCACCCCATCGACCACGAGGGGCGCTTCTTCACGGTCAAGGGTCCGCTCGCGTCCGTGCCCGGTCCGCAGTACCACCCGCTCATCGTCCAGGCGGGCAACTCGCCCCGGGGCATTGCCGCTTCGGCCCGTTTCGCCGACCTCGTCTTCGGCTTCGGCGGCAACCTCGCCGGCCAGCGACGTCACCGCAAACTGCTCGACGAGGCCCTCCTCGCCGAGGGGCGGGACCCGGAGCACGTGGGCATCCTCTGGGCGACCCAGGTGATCGTCGGCCGTACGAAGGCCGAGGCGTCGGCGCGCTGCGAGGCGGTGCACGAGTTCTGGAACGAGGAGGCCGTCGCCACCTACCTCTCGCACAACGCCGGCTACGACTTCTCGACGCTTCCCCGCTCCTTCCAACTGGGAGAACTGCGGGACGAGTTGGCGGCGGCCAACGCGAGTCCCGCCGGGATCGTCGGCTCGCTCGTCGCGGAGTTCGGCGCGGACCGCACCATGAGCCGTAGCGAGTTCTTCGAGCACGGGCGGGGGAGGGCGACGGGCCTGGACCACAGCGTCGTCGGCGATCCGGTGGCCGTGGCCGACGCGTTGGAGGAGACCTTCGCCTCGACCGGATCGCGCGGCGGCTTCATGTTCTCCAGTCCGCTGGCCATGCCCTCCGGCTTCGCCGCGATCAGTGAACTGCTGCTGCCCGAACTGCGCCGCCGGGGTGCGCTCGCGCCGCCGTACCAGGGGCCGACTCTCCGCGAGAACCTGGCAGTTTGA